Proteins found in one Zea mays cultivar B73 chromosome 1, Zm-B73-REFERENCE-NAM-5.0, whole genome shotgun sequence genomic segment:
- the LOC100501706 gene encoding Endoglucanase 9-like has translation MSMYGRDPWGGPLEICHDSATDDDRSRNLDIDRGALSRTLDETQQSWLLAGPGDPGRKKKKYVDIGCLVVSRKLFVWTLGVLLAAAVFAGVVAGIAKAIPRRHRPPPPPDDYTVALHKALMFFNGQRSGKLPKHNNIPWRGNSCMKDGLSDPAVRRSLVGGYYDAGDAVKFNFPAAFSMTLLSWSVIEYSAKYDAAGELGHVRDIIKWGSDYFLKTFNSTADSIDRVVAQVGSTATSPGSTQPNDRYCWMRPEDIDYPRPVVECHACSDLAAEMAAALAAASIVFKDNKAYSQKLVHGATTLFQFARERRGRYSAGGSDAAKFYNSTSYWDEFVWGSSWMYLATGNSSYLTLATHPKLAKHAGAFWGGPDYGVFSWDNKLTGAQVLLSRLRLFLSPGYPYEETLSTFHNQTSIIMCSYLPIFKSFNRTRGGLIQLNHGKPQPLQYVVNAAFLASVFSDYLEAADTPGWYCGPHFYSIEVLRSFARTQIEYILGKNPLKMSYVVGFGNHYPKHVHHRGASIPKNGVHYGCKGGWKWRDTKKPNPNIIVGAMVAGPDRHDGFKDVRKNYNYTEATLAGNAGLVAALVALSGEGHGVDKNTMFSAVPPMFPSPPPPPAPWKP, from the exons ATGAGCATGTACGGGAGGGACCCCTGGGGCGGGCCGCTGGAGATATGCCACGACtcggccacggacgacgaccgcagcCGGAACCTGGACATCGACCGGGGCGCGCTGTCGCGGACGCTCGACGAGACGCAGCAGAGCTGGCTGCTGGCGGGGCCCGGGGACCCGGGCCGCAAGAAGAAGAAGTACGTCGACATCGGTTGCCTCGTCGTCAGCCGCAAGCTCTTCGTCTGGACGCTCGGGGtgctcctcgccgccgccgtattCGCGGGGGTCGTGGCCGGGATCGCCAAGGCCATCCCCAGGCgccaccgcccgccgccgccgcccgacgACTACACCGTCGCGCTGCACAAGGCGCTCATGTTCTTCAATGGCCAGAGAT CCGGGAAGCTTCCGAAGCACAACAATATACCATggcgtggtaactcttgcatgaaGGACGGACTTTCTGATCCTGCAGTTCGGCGAAGCCTGGTCGGCGGGTACTATGATGCTGGCGACGCTGTCAAATTCAATTTCCCAGCTGCCTTCTCCATGACCCTCCTCAGCTGGAGCGTCATTGAGTACAGTGCTAAGTACGATGCTGCTGGGGAACTTGGCCATGTCCGTGACATTATCAAGTGGGGTTCAGATTACTTCTTGAAGACCTTTAATTCCACAGCCGATAGCATTGATCGTGTCGTTGCACAG GTGGGAAGTACTGCAACATCGCCCGGTTCAACGCAGCCCAATGATCGTTATTGTTGGATGAGGCCAGAGGACATTGACTACCCACGTCCAGTGGTTGAGTGCCACGCTTGTTCAGATCTTGCTGCAGAAATGGCTGCAGCATTAGCTGCAGCGTCGATTGTATTCAAGGACAATAAGGCTTACTCACAGAAGCTTGTACATGGTGCAACCACTCTTTTCCAGTTTGCAAGGGAACGACGTGGGAGGTATAGTGCAGGTGGCTCAGATGCTGCAAAATTCTACAATTCAACCAGTTACTGGGATGAGTTTGTGTGGGGTAGTTCATGGATGTACCTTGCAACTGGCAATTCGTCATACTTGACTCTAGCCACACACCCTAAACTTGCAAAGCATGCTGGCGCTTTCTGGGGTGGACCAGATTATGGTGTGTTCAGCTGGGATAATAAGCTCACTGGGGCACAG GTTCTTCTAAGCCGGTTGAGGCTTTTCTTGAGTCCTGGATATCCATATGAAGAGACCTTGAGTACATTCCACaaccaaactagcattatcatgtgTTCCTACCTTCCAATATTTAAATCTTTCAACAGAACAAGAG GTGGTTTGATTCAGTTAAATCATGGGAAGCCACAGCCCCTTCAGTATGTGGTCAACGCTGCATTCCTTGCTTCTGTGTTCAGTGACTATCTTGAGGCTGCGGATACTCCTGGGTGGTATTGTGGCCCACATTTCTACTCTATCGAGGTTCTCCGCAGTTTTGCAAGGACTCAG ATCGAGTACATCTTAGGGAAAAATCCATTGAAGATGAGCTATGTGGTTGGGTTCGGAAACCATTACCCCAAGCATGTTCACCACCGGGGCGCCTCGATCCCTAAGAACGGTGTTCACTATGGATGCAAAGGAGGGTGGAAGTGGAGGGACACCAAGAAGCCAAACCCCAATATCATAGTAGGGGCCATGGTTGCTGGCCCCGATCGCCATGACGGGTTCAAAGATGTCCGCAAGAATTATAACTACACTGAAGCAACGCTGGCGGGCAATGCTGGTCTAGTCGCAGCGTTGGTAGCTTTGTCGGGTGAAGGCCATGGGGTGGACAAGAACACCATGTTCTCTGCAGTGCCACCCATGTTCCcttcgcctccgccgccaccagcCCCATGGAAACCGTAA